From Choristoneura fumiferana chromosome 7, NRCan_CFum_1, whole genome shotgun sequence, the proteins below share one genomic window:
- the Tip60 gene encoding histone acetyltransferase Tip60 isoform X3 translates to MNENDDELTTFCDSAAALVEGCRLPVRMQGGNDWPLAEIISIKEIRGQRGYYVHYVDFNKRLDEWVSESWLDTRKVQFPRRDGAPTAGTTTPKKTHIGSGGGIMPNVINDIVCSDVPKSNNNSHSSREASVPQHKIPERTHFSEALNGSAHKNAPVPTMAQAAEPRALISRPASPTLVNDSPCLVNGGAVLAAALQKKMNRKRKANSIDNEQETVPSQDSLDGEAITSGAATPVPRPRQSGSLVAHGHDDLVTRMKNIEMIELGKHRIRPWYFAPYPQEMVNLPCIYICDFCLKYRKSRKCLERHLIKCKLKHPPGNEIYRKGSISFFEIDGRKNKCYAQNLCLLAKLFLDHKTLYYDTDPFLFYVMTEYDSRGFHIVGYFSKEKESTEDYNVACILTLPPYQRKGYGKLLIEFSYELSKFEGKTGSPEKPLSDLGLLSYRSYWAQTILDILMHSKPVGDNEKPIITINEICEMTSIKKEDVISTLQNLNLINYYKGQYIISVNQELMQQHEKSMEKRTLKIDPKCLHWTPKDWSKRAK, encoded by the exons ATGAACGAAAACGACGATGAACTTACTACTTTTTGTGATTCAGCG GCTGCATTGGTAGAAGGCTGTAGATTGCCTGTTCGCATGCAAGGAGGCAACGACTGGCCTTTAGCAGAAATTATTAGTATAAAAGAGATCCGTGGACAGAGGGGATACTATGTACACTATGTTGATT tcaACAAGCGCCTTGATGAGTGGGTATCGGAGTCTTGGCTGGACACACGCAAGGTGCAGTTCCCGCGGAGAGATGGAGCCCCCACCGCAGGCACTACTACTCCTAAGAAGACGCACATTGGTTCAGGAGGTGGCATTATGCCTAATGTTATTA ATGATATAGTCTGCAGTGATGTACCCAAGTCTAATAACAATAGCCATAGCAGTAGAGAAGCGAGTGTGCCACAACACAAAATACCGGAAAGGACACATTTTAGCGAAGCATTAAACGGCTCCGCTCACAAAAATGCACCCG TCCCAACGATGGCGCAGGCGGCTGAGCCCCGCGCGCTTATATCCCGCCCCGCGAGCCCCACTCTCGTCAACGACTCGCCCTGTCTCGTCAACGGGGGCGCGGTGCTCGCCGCGGCGCTACAGAAGAAAATGAACAGGAAGAGAAAGGCCAATTCTATTGATAATGAG CAAGAAACCGTGCCATCGCAAGACTCGTTGGACGGCGAGGCAATAACCAGCGGGGCGGCGACGCCGGTCCCGCGGCCGCGGCAGTCCGGTAGCCTTGTGGCGCATGGCCATGATGACCTGGTCACCCGGATGAAGAATATAGAGATGATCGAGCTCGGCAAGCATAGGATACGGCCGTGGTACTTCGCGCCGTACCCACAG GAAATGGTGAATCTCCCTTGCATATACATATGCGATTTCTGTTTAAAATATAGAAAAAGTCGAAAGTGTTTGGAGAGGCATTTG atTAAATGCAAACTAAAACATCCGCCTGGCAATGAAATCTACCGGAAAGGAAGTATTTCTTTCTTCGAAATAGACGGTCGCAAAAACAAATGCTACGCGCAGAACCTGTGTTTGCTCGCAAAATTGTTTCTGGATCACAAGACGTTGTATTACGACACGGACCCATTCTTGTTTTATGTTATGACAGAATATGACTCAAGAG GATTTCACATAGTAGGctatttttcaaaagaaaaagaaagtacAGAGGACTACAATGTAGCCTGTATACTGACACTACCCCCATACCAAAGAAAAGGATATGGAAAACTTTTAATAGAATTTA GTTACGAATTGTCCAAGTTCGAAGGTAAAACTGGCTCCCCTGAAAAGCCGCTCTCTGATCTCGGCCTCCTATCGTACAGGAGTTACTGGGCACAGACCATTTTGGACATACTGATGCATAGTAAACCAGTCGGTGACAACGAAAAGCCCATAATAACTATAAA tgaAATCTGCGAAATGACCAGTATTAAGAAAGAAGATGTGATAAGTACGCTACAGAATTTAAATCTCATCAATTATTACAAAGGGCAGTACATCATCTCAGTAAATCAG GAACTGATGCAGCAACACGAGAAAAGTATGGAGAAACGAACTTTAAAGATCGACCCGAAGTGCTTGCACTGGACGCCCAAAGATTGGTCGAAACGTGCCAAATG A
- the Tip60 gene encoding histone acetyltransferase Tip60 isoform X1, whose amino-acid sequence MNENDDELTTFCDSAAALVEGCRLPVRMQGGNDWPLAEIISIKEIRGQRGYYVHYVDFNKRLDEWVSESWLDTRKVQFPRRDGAPTAGTTTPKKTHIGSGGGIMPNVINDIVCSDVPKSNNNSHSSREASVPQHKIPERTHFSEALNGSAHKNAPVPTMAQAAEPRALISRPASPTLVNDSPCLVNGGAVLAAALQKKMNRKRKANSIDNEQETVPSQDSLDGEAITSGAATPVPRPRQSGSLVAHGHDDLVTRMKNIEMIELGKHRIRPWYFAPYPQEMVNLPCIYICDFCLKYRKSRKCLERHLIKCKLKHPPGNEIYRKGSISFFEIDGRKNKCYAQNLCLLAKLFLDHKTLYYDTDPFLFYVMTEYDSRGFHIVGYFSKEKESTEDYNVACILTLPPYQRKGYGKLLIEFSYELSKFEGKTGSPEKPLSDLGLLSYRSYWAQTILDILMHSKPVGDNEKPIITINEICEMTSIKKEDVISTLQNLNLINYYKGQYIISVNQELMQQHEKSMEKRTLKIDPKCLHWTPKDWSKRAKCV is encoded by the exons ATGAACGAAAACGACGATGAACTTACTACTTTTTGTGATTCAGCG GCTGCATTGGTAGAAGGCTGTAGATTGCCTGTTCGCATGCAAGGAGGCAACGACTGGCCTTTAGCAGAAATTATTAGTATAAAAGAGATCCGTGGACAGAGGGGATACTATGTACACTATGTTGATT tcaACAAGCGCCTTGATGAGTGGGTATCGGAGTCTTGGCTGGACACACGCAAGGTGCAGTTCCCGCGGAGAGATGGAGCCCCCACCGCAGGCACTACTACTCCTAAGAAGACGCACATTGGTTCAGGAGGTGGCATTATGCCTAATGTTATTA ATGATATAGTCTGCAGTGATGTACCCAAGTCTAATAACAATAGCCATAGCAGTAGAGAAGCGAGTGTGCCACAACACAAAATACCGGAAAGGACACATTTTAGCGAAGCATTAAACGGCTCCGCTCACAAAAATGCACCCG TCCCAACGATGGCGCAGGCGGCTGAGCCCCGCGCGCTTATATCCCGCCCCGCGAGCCCCACTCTCGTCAACGACTCGCCCTGTCTCGTCAACGGGGGCGCGGTGCTCGCCGCGGCGCTACAGAAGAAAATGAACAGGAAGAGAAAGGCCAATTCTATTGATAATGAG CAAGAAACCGTGCCATCGCAAGACTCGTTGGACGGCGAGGCAATAACCAGCGGGGCGGCGACGCCGGTCCCGCGGCCGCGGCAGTCCGGTAGCCTTGTGGCGCATGGCCATGATGACCTGGTCACCCGGATGAAGAATATAGAGATGATCGAGCTCGGCAAGCATAGGATACGGCCGTGGTACTTCGCGCCGTACCCACAG GAAATGGTGAATCTCCCTTGCATATACATATGCGATTTCTGTTTAAAATATAGAAAAAGTCGAAAGTGTTTGGAGAGGCATTTG atTAAATGCAAACTAAAACATCCGCCTGGCAATGAAATCTACCGGAAAGGAAGTATTTCTTTCTTCGAAATAGACGGTCGCAAAAACAAATGCTACGCGCAGAACCTGTGTTTGCTCGCAAAATTGTTTCTGGATCACAAGACGTTGTATTACGACACGGACCCATTCTTGTTTTATGTTATGACAGAATATGACTCAAGAG GATTTCACATAGTAGGctatttttcaaaagaaaaagaaagtacAGAGGACTACAATGTAGCCTGTATACTGACACTACCCCCATACCAAAGAAAAGGATATGGAAAACTTTTAATAGAATTTA GTTACGAATTGTCCAAGTTCGAAGGTAAAACTGGCTCCCCTGAAAAGCCGCTCTCTGATCTCGGCCTCCTATCGTACAGGAGTTACTGGGCACAGACCATTTTGGACATACTGATGCATAGTAAACCAGTCGGTGACAACGAAAAGCCCATAATAACTATAAA tgaAATCTGCGAAATGACCAGTATTAAGAAAGAAGATGTGATAAGTACGCTACAGAATTTAAATCTCATCAATTATTACAAAGGGCAGTACATCATCTCAGTAAATCAG GAACTGATGCAGCAACACGAGAAAAGTATGGAGAAACGAACTTTAAAGATCGACCCGAAGTGCTTGCACTGGACGCCCAAAGATTGGTCGAAACGTGCCAAATG CGTTTGA
- the Tip60 gene encoding histone acetyltransferase Tip60 isoform X2: protein MNENDDELTTFCDSAAALVEGCRLPVRMQGGNDWPLAEIISIKEIRGQRGYYVHYVDFNKRLDEWVSESWLDTRKVQFPRRDGAPTAGTTTPKKTHIGSGGGIMPNVINDIVCSDVPKSNNNSHSSREASVPQHKIPERTHFSEALNGSAHKNAPVPTMAQAAEPRALISRPASPTLVNDSPCLVNGGAVLAAALQKKMNRKRKANSIDNEQETVPSQDSLDGEAITSGAATPVPRPRQSGSLVAHGHDDLVTRMKNIEMIELGKHRIRPWYFAPYPQEMVNLPCIYICDFCLKYRKSRKCLERHLIKCKLKHPPGNEIYRKGSISFFEIDGRKNKCYAQNLCLLAKLFLDHKTLYYDTDPFLFYVMTEYDSRGFHIVGYFSKEKESTEDYNVACILTLPPYQRKGYGKLLIEFSYELSKFEGKTGSPEKPLSDLGLLSYRSYWAQTILDILMHSKPVGDNEKPIITINEICEMTSIKKEDVISTLQNLNLINYYKGQYIISVNQELMQQHEKSMEKRTLKIDPKCLHWTPKDWSKRAKW, encoded by the exons ATGAACGAAAACGACGATGAACTTACTACTTTTTGTGATTCAGCG GCTGCATTGGTAGAAGGCTGTAGATTGCCTGTTCGCATGCAAGGAGGCAACGACTGGCCTTTAGCAGAAATTATTAGTATAAAAGAGATCCGTGGACAGAGGGGATACTATGTACACTATGTTGATT tcaACAAGCGCCTTGATGAGTGGGTATCGGAGTCTTGGCTGGACACACGCAAGGTGCAGTTCCCGCGGAGAGATGGAGCCCCCACCGCAGGCACTACTACTCCTAAGAAGACGCACATTGGTTCAGGAGGTGGCATTATGCCTAATGTTATTA ATGATATAGTCTGCAGTGATGTACCCAAGTCTAATAACAATAGCCATAGCAGTAGAGAAGCGAGTGTGCCACAACACAAAATACCGGAAAGGACACATTTTAGCGAAGCATTAAACGGCTCCGCTCACAAAAATGCACCCG TCCCAACGATGGCGCAGGCGGCTGAGCCCCGCGCGCTTATATCCCGCCCCGCGAGCCCCACTCTCGTCAACGACTCGCCCTGTCTCGTCAACGGGGGCGCGGTGCTCGCCGCGGCGCTACAGAAGAAAATGAACAGGAAGAGAAAGGCCAATTCTATTGATAATGAG CAAGAAACCGTGCCATCGCAAGACTCGTTGGACGGCGAGGCAATAACCAGCGGGGCGGCGACGCCGGTCCCGCGGCCGCGGCAGTCCGGTAGCCTTGTGGCGCATGGCCATGATGACCTGGTCACCCGGATGAAGAATATAGAGATGATCGAGCTCGGCAAGCATAGGATACGGCCGTGGTACTTCGCGCCGTACCCACAG GAAATGGTGAATCTCCCTTGCATATACATATGCGATTTCTGTTTAAAATATAGAAAAAGTCGAAAGTGTTTGGAGAGGCATTTG atTAAATGCAAACTAAAACATCCGCCTGGCAATGAAATCTACCGGAAAGGAAGTATTTCTTTCTTCGAAATAGACGGTCGCAAAAACAAATGCTACGCGCAGAACCTGTGTTTGCTCGCAAAATTGTTTCTGGATCACAAGACGTTGTATTACGACACGGACCCATTCTTGTTTTATGTTATGACAGAATATGACTCAAGAG GATTTCACATAGTAGGctatttttcaaaagaaaaagaaagtacAGAGGACTACAATGTAGCCTGTATACTGACACTACCCCCATACCAAAGAAAAGGATATGGAAAACTTTTAATAGAATTTA GTTACGAATTGTCCAAGTTCGAAGGTAAAACTGGCTCCCCTGAAAAGCCGCTCTCTGATCTCGGCCTCCTATCGTACAGGAGTTACTGGGCACAGACCATTTTGGACATACTGATGCATAGTAAACCAGTCGGTGACAACGAAAAGCCCATAATAACTATAAA tgaAATCTGCGAAATGACCAGTATTAAGAAAGAAGATGTGATAAGTACGCTACAGAATTTAAATCTCATCAATTATTACAAAGGGCAGTACATCATCTCAGTAAATCAG GAACTGATGCAGCAACACGAGAAAAGTATGGAGAAACGAACTTTAAAGATCGACCCGAAGTGCTTGCACTGGACGCCCAAAGATTGGTCGAAACGTGCCAAATG GTAG
- the Tip60 gene encoding histone acetyltransferase Tip60 isoform X4: protein MNENDDELTTFCDSAAALVEGCRLPVRMQGGNDWPLAEIISIKEIRGQRGYYVHYVDFNKRLDEWVSESWLDTRKVQFPRRDGAPTAGTTTPKKTHIGSGGGIMPNVINDIVCSDVPKSNNNSHSSREASVPQHKIPERTHFSEALNGSAHKNAPVPTMAQAAEPRALISRPASPTLVNDSPCLVNGGAVLAAALQKKMNRKRKANSIDNEQETVPSQDSLDGEAITSGAATPVPRPRQSGSLVAHGHDDLVTRMKNIEMIELGKHRIRPWYFAPYPQEMVNLPCIYICDFCLKYRKSRKCLERHLIKCKLKHPPGNEIYRKGSISFFEIDGRKNKCYAQNLCLLAKLFLDHKTLYYDTDPFLFYVMTEYDSRGFHIVGYFSKEKESTEDYNVACILTLPPYQRKGYGKLLIEFSYELSKFEGKTGSPEKPLSDLGLLSYRSYWAQTILDILMHSKPVGDNEKPIITINEICEMTSIKKEDVISTLQNLNLINYYKGQYIISVNQQHEKSMEKRTLKIDPKCLHWTPKDWSKRAKCV from the exons ATGAACGAAAACGACGATGAACTTACTACTTTTTGTGATTCAGCG GCTGCATTGGTAGAAGGCTGTAGATTGCCTGTTCGCATGCAAGGAGGCAACGACTGGCCTTTAGCAGAAATTATTAGTATAAAAGAGATCCGTGGACAGAGGGGATACTATGTACACTATGTTGATT tcaACAAGCGCCTTGATGAGTGGGTATCGGAGTCTTGGCTGGACACACGCAAGGTGCAGTTCCCGCGGAGAGATGGAGCCCCCACCGCAGGCACTACTACTCCTAAGAAGACGCACATTGGTTCAGGAGGTGGCATTATGCCTAATGTTATTA ATGATATAGTCTGCAGTGATGTACCCAAGTCTAATAACAATAGCCATAGCAGTAGAGAAGCGAGTGTGCCACAACACAAAATACCGGAAAGGACACATTTTAGCGAAGCATTAAACGGCTCCGCTCACAAAAATGCACCCG TCCCAACGATGGCGCAGGCGGCTGAGCCCCGCGCGCTTATATCCCGCCCCGCGAGCCCCACTCTCGTCAACGACTCGCCCTGTCTCGTCAACGGGGGCGCGGTGCTCGCCGCGGCGCTACAGAAGAAAATGAACAGGAAGAGAAAGGCCAATTCTATTGATAATGAG CAAGAAACCGTGCCATCGCAAGACTCGTTGGACGGCGAGGCAATAACCAGCGGGGCGGCGACGCCGGTCCCGCGGCCGCGGCAGTCCGGTAGCCTTGTGGCGCATGGCCATGATGACCTGGTCACCCGGATGAAGAATATAGAGATGATCGAGCTCGGCAAGCATAGGATACGGCCGTGGTACTTCGCGCCGTACCCACAG GAAATGGTGAATCTCCCTTGCATATACATATGCGATTTCTGTTTAAAATATAGAAAAAGTCGAAAGTGTTTGGAGAGGCATTTG atTAAATGCAAACTAAAACATCCGCCTGGCAATGAAATCTACCGGAAAGGAAGTATTTCTTTCTTCGAAATAGACGGTCGCAAAAACAAATGCTACGCGCAGAACCTGTGTTTGCTCGCAAAATTGTTTCTGGATCACAAGACGTTGTATTACGACACGGACCCATTCTTGTTTTATGTTATGACAGAATATGACTCAAGAG GATTTCACATAGTAGGctatttttcaaaagaaaaagaaagtacAGAGGACTACAATGTAGCCTGTATACTGACACTACCCCCATACCAAAGAAAAGGATATGGAAAACTTTTAATAGAATTTA GTTACGAATTGTCCAAGTTCGAAGGTAAAACTGGCTCCCCTGAAAAGCCGCTCTCTGATCTCGGCCTCCTATCGTACAGGAGTTACTGGGCACAGACCATTTTGGACATACTGATGCATAGTAAACCAGTCGGTGACAACGAAAAGCCCATAATAACTATAAA tgaAATCTGCGAAATGACCAGTATTAAGAAAGAAGATGTGATAAGTACGCTACAGAATTTAAATCTCATCAATTATTACAAAGGGCAGTACATCATCTCAGTAAATCAG CAACACGAGAAAAGTATGGAGAAACGAACTTTAAAGATCGACCCGAAGTGCTTGCACTGGACGCCCAAAGATTGGTCGAAACGTGCCAAATG CGTTTGA
- the Tip60 gene encoding histone acetyltransferase Tip60 isoform X5, which produces MNENDDELTTFCDSAAALVEGCRLPVRMQGGNDWPLAEIISIKEIRGQRGYYVHYVDFNKRLDEWVSESWLDTRKVQFPRRDGAPTAGTTTPKKTHIGSGDDIVCSDVPKSNNNSHSSREASVPQHKIPERTHFSEALNGSAHKNAPVPTMAQAAEPRALISRPASPTLVNDSPCLVNGGAVLAAALQKKMNRKRKANSIDNEQETVPSQDSLDGEAITSGAATPVPRPRQSGSLVAHGHDDLVTRMKNIEMIELGKHRIRPWYFAPYPQEMVNLPCIYICDFCLKYRKSRKCLERHLIKCKLKHPPGNEIYRKGSISFFEIDGRKNKCYAQNLCLLAKLFLDHKTLYYDTDPFLFYVMTEYDSRGFHIVGYFSKEKESTEDYNVACILTLPPYQRKGYGKLLIEFSYELSKFEGKTGSPEKPLSDLGLLSYRSYWAQTILDILMHSKPVGDNEKPIITINEICEMTSIKKEDVISTLQNLNLINYYKGQYIISVNQELMQQHEKSMEKRTLKIDPKCLHWTPKDWSKRAKCV; this is translated from the exons ATGAACGAAAACGACGATGAACTTACTACTTTTTGTGATTCAGCG GCTGCATTGGTAGAAGGCTGTAGATTGCCTGTTCGCATGCAAGGAGGCAACGACTGGCCTTTAGCAGAAATTATTAGTATAAAAGAGATCCGTGGACAGAGGGGATACTATGTACACTATGTTGATT tcaACAAGCGCCTTGATGAGTGGGTATCGGAGTCTTGGCTGGACACACGCAAGGTGCAGTTCCCGCGGAGAGATGGAGCCCCCACCGCAGGCACTACTACTCCTAAGAAGACGCACATTGGTTCAGGAG ATGATATAGTCTGCAGTGATGTACCCAAGTCTAATAACAATAGCCATAGCAGTAGAGAAGCGAGTGTGCCACAACACAAAATACCGGAAAGGACACATTTTAGCGAAGCATTAAACGGCTCCGCTCACAAAAATGCACCCG TCCCAACGATGGCGCAGGCGGCTGAGCCCCGCGCGCTTATATCCCGCCCCGCGAGCCCCACTCTCGTCAACGACTCGCCCTGTCTCGTCAACGGGGGCGCGGTGCTCGCCGCGGCGCTACAGAAGAAAATGAACAGGAAGAGAAAGGCCAATTCTATTGATAATGAG CAAGAAACCGTGCCATCGCAAGACTCGTTGGACGGCGAGGCAATAACCAGCGGGGCGGCGACGCCGGTCCCGCGGCCGCGGCAGTCCGGTAGCCTTGTGGCGCATGGCCATGATGACCTGGTCACCCGGATGAAGAATATAGAGATGATCGAGCTCGGCAAGCATAGGATACGGCCGTGGTACTTCGCGCCGTACCCACAG GAAATGGTGAATCTCCCTTGCATATACATATGCGATTTCTGTTTAAAATATAGAAAAAGTCGAAAGTGTTTGGAGAGGCATTTG atTAAATGCAAACTAAAACATCCGCCTGGCAATGAAATCTACCGGAAAGGAAGTATTTCTTTCTTCGAAATAGACGGTCGCAAAAACAAATGCTACGCGCAGAACCTGTGTTTGCTCGCAAAATTGTTTCTGGATCACAAGACGTTGTATTACGACACGGACCCATTCTTGTTTTATGTTATGACAGAATATGACTCAAGAG GATTTCACATAGTAGGctatttttcaaaagaaaaagaaagtacAGAGGACTACAATGTAGCCTGTATACTGACACTACCCCCATACCAAAGAAAAGGATATGGAAAACTTTTAATAGAATTTA GTTACGAATTGTCCAAGTTCGAAGGTAAAACTGGCTCCCCTGAAAAGCCGCTCTCTGATCTCGGCCTCCTATCGTACAGGAGTTACTGGGCACAGACCATTTTGGACATACTGATGCATAGTAAACCAGTCGGTGACAACGAAAAGCCCATAATAACTATAAA tgaAATCTGCGAAATGACCAGTATTAAGAAAGAAGATGTGATAAGTACGCTACAGAATTTAAATCTCATCAATTATTACAAAGGGCAGTACATCATCTCAGTAAATCAG GAACTGATGCAGCAACACGAGAAAAGTATGGAGAAACGAACTTTAAAGATCGACCCGAAGTGCTTGCACTGGACGCCCAAAGATTGGTCGAAACGTGCCAAATG CGTTTGA
- the Tim9a gene encoding translocase of inner membrane 9, whose protein sequence is MAEMTEADQIKTFKDFLVQYNKLSELCFNDCIHDFTSRSIKPSEDKCTLNCMEKYLRTNQRVSQRFHEFQMIANENMLALAQKSGNPS, encoded by the exons ATGGCGGAGATGACTGAAGCGGATCAAATCAAAACT TTCAAGGACTTCCTTGTGCAGTACAACAAACTGTCTGAGCTATGCTTCAATGACTGTATACATGACTTCACCTCGCGATCTATAAAGCCTTCTGAG GACAAATGTACCTTGAACTGCATGGAGAAATATCTACGGACAAACCAAAGAGTTTCACAGAGGTTCCATGAATTCCAAATGATAGCCAACGAGAACATGCTGGCGTTAGCTCAAAAAAGTGGCAACCCTAGCTAA